A genomic stretch from Legionella adelaidensis includes:
- the dapA gene encoding 4-hydroxy-tetrahydrodipicolinate synthase — translation MFRGSIVALVTPFHNGAVDVPRLRELVEFHINAGTHAIVAAGTTGESGTLTYEEKLLVIKTVVDQAKERIPVIAGTAANATAACIELTKKAMECGVHAVLIMTPAYIKPTQEGLFQHYNAIAHAVPVPIILYNVPGRTACDLLPETVARLSHISNIIGIKEATGKEERLNQLLSLCPTVDIYSGDDPTAAEWMLKGAKGVISVTANVVPKQMAKMCDAAMDGNKESCLSINEEIMPLHQLLFVESNPIPVKWAMHRLGLISNEIRLPLTILSDNHQQALEKAMKKLRLL, via the coding sequence ATGTTTAGAGGAAGTATTGTGGCTTTAGTGACTCCTTTTCATAATGGAGCCGTTGATGTACCTCGTTTACGTGAATTAGTGGAATTTCATATTAATGCGGGTACCCATGCAATCGTTGCTGCAGGTACTACTGGCGAATCCGGGACGCTGACGTATGAGGAAAAATTATTAGTTATTAAAACAGTGGTAGATCAAGCCAAAGAACGTATTCCTGTTATTGCCGGTACTGCAGCGAATGCTACCGCTGCTTGCATCGAGTTGACCAAAAAAGCGATGGAGTGTGGTGTGCATGCAGTGCTGATTATGACTCCAGCCTATATTAAGCCCACCCAAGAAGGCTTATTTCAACACTACAACGCCATCGCTCATGCCGTGCCCGTGCCCATTATTTTATACAACGTTCCTGGCAGGACTGCCTGTGATTTGCTTCCCGAAACTGTTGCCAGACTTTCCCATATATCCAATATCATTGGCATAAAAGAGGCCACTGGAAAAGAAGAAAGATTAAACCAACTGCTTTCATTATGTCCCACAGTAGATATATACAGCGGTGACGATCCAACAGCTGCTGAATGGATGTTGAAGGGAGCTAAAGGAGTGATTTCAGTGACGGCCAACGTTGTACCTAAGCAAATGGCCAAAATGTGTGATGCAGCAATGGATGGGAATAAAGAATCTTGTCTTTCCATCAATGAAGAAATCATGCCGCTACATCAATTACTGTTTGTAGAGTCTAATCCTATTCCTGTCAAATGGGCGATGCATCGCCTCGGTTTAATAAGTAATGAAATCCGCTTGCCCTTGACCATTCTTTCAGATAACCATCAGCAAGCGTTAGAGAAAGCCATGAAAAAACTGCGGTTATTATAA
- the murI gene encoding glutamate racemase — translation MNKLELAIGVFDSGMGGLTVLRALRNALPNESFIYLGDTARLPYGTKSPNTVQQYATQMARLLVERNIKALVIACNTATTAALTHLQTLLPDLPIIGVVEPGAMAAVAATKSNKIVVLATETTIASNAYQRLISEKIPSATISGLACSLLVALAEEGMVDNEIARTTLNHYLVNFSNQDTVLLGCTHFPVFKPLIQKILPEGVRIVDSADATASALKKLLMQENLLHVNHNPTIEYLVTDSLTRFQKVGSLFLGENLKEANLKLIDA, via the coding sequence ATGAATAAATTAGAGCTGGCAATAGGTGTGTTTGACTCTGGAATGGGCGGGCTTACTGTGTTGCGAGCCTTACGAAACGCTTTACCTAATGAATCATTTATTTACCTCGGTGATACGGCAAGATTGCCGTATGGTACGAAAAGTCCTAATACAGTGCAGCAATATGCGACGCAAATGGCGCGGCTTTTGGTAGAAAGAAATATTAAAGCGTTAGTTATTGCGTGTAACACCGCTACCACGGCGGCCTTAACCCACCTCCAAACATTACTCCCAGACCTACCCATTATCGGGGTGGTAGAGCCGGGTGCTATGGCCGCCGTAGCAGCCACGAAAAGTAACAAAATTGTAGTTTTGGCTACGGAAACAACGATTGCAAGTAATGCGTATCAACGGTTAATTTCTGAAAAAATACCTTCTGCCACAATTTCTGGCTTAGCTTGTAGTTTATTAGTTGCATTAGCGGAAGAGGGTATGGTTGATAATGAAATAGCACGGACTACTTTAAACCATTACCTGGTTAACTTTTCCAATCAAGATACCGTCCTTTTAGGATGTACGCATTTTCCTGTTTTTAAACCGTTAATACAAAAGATATTGCCTGAAGGTGTGCGAATTGTTGATTCCGCAGATGCTACGGCGAGTGCCTTAAAAAAATTATTGATGCAAGAAAACTTATTGCATGTAAATCATAATCCTACCATTGAATATTTAGTCACCGATTCTTTAACCCGTTTTCAGAAAGTAGGATCGCTATTTTTAGGTGAGAACCTAAAAGAAGCGAATTTGAAACTGATTGATGCATAA
- a CDS encoding glycine zipper domain-containing protein: protein MKKLILSLFFGLSTLVLGGCGSPSQVGTVAGAAAGAGIGYAVSGGTALGTAIGAGAGALVGNQIGQSQERRVYRNGVWYYY, encoded by the coding sequence ATGAAAAAATTAATCTTATCTTTATTTTTTGGTCTTAGCACATTAGTTTTGGGCGGCTGTGGAAGCCCAAGCCAAGTAGGGACTGTTGCTGGTGCTGCTGCAGGAGCTGGAATTGGCTATGCAGTAAGTGGAGGTACCGCTCTTGGAACTGCTATAGGTGCTGGTGCTGGTGCTCTTGTGGGCAATCAGATTGGCCAATCTCAAGAAAGAAGAGTTTATCGTAATGGTGTTTGGTACTATTACTGA
- a CDS encoding VacJ family lipoprotein, with the protein MRFPLLFVFSLFLLVACVKGENPDDPYESINRQTYKFNYAFDTVVLKPVAKIYQAILPPPVRTGVNNFYNNIALLPAIANDLLQGDPNYALKDTWRLFVNTTFGVVGVFDPASRINLPPHRNDLGLTFAKWGDKKSPYIVIPFLGPSTIRDGMGMLFDYTIFTPYPYIPSDTVVWSLIGVRYVDLRAQMLETDKLMDEAMDKYSFMRDAYLQHRNYLITGQQDAQEDSGDLYVDDVEDDSKKTILPNTNDEDIYPILSAVSNATRRTV; encoded by the coding sequence ATGCGCTTTCCTTTACTTTTTGTTTTTTCCTTATTTTTGTTAGTAGCTTGCGTAAAAGGTGAAAACCCTGACGATCCTTATGAGTCTATTAATCGGCAAACGTATAAATTTAATTATGCATTTGATACTGTTGTCCTAAAGCCTGTTGCCAAGATCTATCAAGCCATTTTACCTCCCCCCGTCCGAACTGGCGTTAATAATTTTTATAATAATATTGCTTTGCTTCCAGCAATTGCCAATGACTTACTCCAAGGGGATCCGAATTATGCATTAAAAGATACCTGGAGACTATTTGTAAATACTACGTTTGGAGTAGTGGGAGTTTTTGATCCTGCTTCGCGTATAAATCTCCCACCACATCGTAATGATTTGGGACTTACTTTTGCCAAGTGGGGCGATAAAAAATCCCCTTACATTGTTATTCCTTTCTTGGGGCCCAGTACTATTCGTGATGGGATGGGTATGTTATTTGATTATACAATTTTTACACCGTATCCTTATATTCCTTCTGATACCGTAGTGTGGTCTTTAATTGGCGTTCGTTACGTAGATCTCCGTGCCCAAATGTTGGAAACGGACAAATTAATGGACGAGGCCATGGATAAGTATTCTTTCATGAGGGATGCCTATTTGCAGCATCGTAACTACCTAATCACTGGCCAACAAGACGCGCAAGAAGACAGTGGAGACTTATATGTGGACGATGTGGAAGATGATTCAAAAAAGACGATACTTCCTAATACCAACGACGAAGACATTTATCCTATTTTAAGTGCTGTTTCCAATGCTACACGTCGCACTGTTTGA
- the grxC gene encoding glutaredoxin 3, translating to MAEVIIYSSGFCPYCVRAKQLLDRKGVTYTEIRVDEDPVKREEMIQKTNRFTVPQIFINGQAIGGCDDMYALERSGRLDELLRG from the coding sequence ATGGCCGAAGTTATTATCTATAGTTCTGGCTTTTGCCCTTATTGTGTACGTGCTAAACAGCTATTAGATAGAAAAGGAGTGACTTATACGGAAATTCGGGTAGATGAAGACCCAGTAAAACGAGAGGAAATGATTCAAAAAACCAATCGTTTTACCGTTCCCCAAATTTTCATTAATGGCCAAGCAATTGGTGGCTGCGATGATATGTATGCCCTGGAGCGTTCTGGGCGTTTAGATGAACTTTTACGAGGATAA
- the secB gene encoding protein-export chaperone SecB: protein MSEQNNNPNNEAHFMIQRIYVKDLSFETKNTPAIFQQKWEPELSLDLNTKHTKLEEGVYEVTLTVTATVKNQKETAFLVEVQQAGIFTIQGAPAQQLEHLLGSFCPSILFPYAREAITTEVVRGSFPQLVLAPINFDAIYMQQLEEKRKAEVEKKAATSN from the coding sequence ATGAGTGAGCAAAATAATAACCCTAATAATGAAGCCCATTTTATGATTCAGCGTATTTATGTTAAAGATTTATCTTTTGAAACAAAAAATACGCCAGCCATTTTTCAACAAAAATGGGAACCCGAGTTATCTTTAGATCTAAACACCAAGCACACAAAATTGGAAGAAGGTGTGTATGAAGTTACCTTAACTGTAACTGCTACGGTTAAAAATCAAAAAGAGACGGCATTTCTTGTGGAGGTGCAACAAGCCGGTATATTTACTATTCAAGGCGCACCTGCTCAACAGCTGGAGCATCTTTTAGGAAGTTTCTGCCCTAGCATTCTTTTCCCTTATGCCCGTGAAGCCATTACTACGGAAGTAGTCCGTGGAAGCTTCCCGCAATTAGTACTGGCGCCTATTAATTTTGACGCTATTTACATGCAACAGTTGGAAGAAAAGCGTAAGGCTGAAGTTGAGAAAAAAGCTGCAACTAGTAATTAA
- a CDS encoding NAD(P)H-dependent glycerol-3-phosphate dehydrogenase: protein MSKRITILGAGSWGTAVAIHLARKGYPVDLWARDLKHVEEMQNDGCNSRYLPHALFPKCLRATHELQQSVTAAEYVIIAVPSHAFATVLTNIPKPIKGIAWLTKGLDPKANQLLSQIVATKWGKNFPFAIIAGPSFAREVSESLPTALVVAGNEQSFLKDLQSLLHGNTMRVYISEDYTGVQLCGAVKNVLAIACGISDGLQYGANAKAALITRGLAEMSRLGHALGAKAETFMGLAGVGDLVLTCTDNQSRNRRFGLLLGQGEKMATAESQIGQVVEGKYNAAQVCALAKKLKVEMPICEQVNQLLNEKITAQKAVENLMQRPLKEE from the coding sequence ATGAGTAAAAGGATAACCATATTAGGAGCGGGATCGTGGGGTACAGCGGTAGCCATTCATCTCGCTCGTAAAGGTTATCCTGTTGATTTATGGGCACGCGATCTTAAGCATGTAGAAGAAATGCAAAACGATGGCTGTAATAGTCGTTACTTACCCCATGCCCTTTTTCCCAAATGTTTAAGAGCGACTCATGAGTTACAACAAAGTGTAACAGCAGCAGAGTATGTCATTATTGCTGTTCCTTCCCATGCCTTCGCCACTGTGTTGACCAATATACCTAAACCTATCAAGGGCATAGCTTGGCTTACCAAGGGGTTGGACCCCAAAGCCAATCAATTATTAAGCCAAATTGTTGCTACAAAATGGGGAAAAAATTTTCCTTTCGCTATTATAGCGGGGCCTTCTTTTGCCCGTGAAGTATCTGAATCCTTGCCTACTGCCTTAGTGGTTGCCGGCAATGAACAATCTTTTTTAAAAGACTTACAGTCTTTGCTGCACGGTAACACCATGCGCGTATATATAAGTGAAGATTATACAGGCGTGCAACTTTGTGGAGCAGTAAAAAATGTATTAGCTATTGCCTGCGGAATTAGTGATGGGCTGCAATATGGAGCCAATGCAAAAGCCGCTTTAATCACGCGCGGGCTCGCAGAAATGAGTCGTTTGGGACATGCATTGGGAGCAAAGGCAGAAACTTTTATGGGGCTTGCAGGAGTAGGTGATTTAGTCCTTACCTGCACAGATAATCAATCGAGAAATCGTCGTTTCGGATTGTTATTAGGGCAAGGCGAAAAAATGGCCACCGCCGAAAGCCAAATTGGGCAAGTAGTTGAAGGAAAATATAACGCGGCCCAAGTATGTGCGCTGGCGAAAAAACTCAAAGTTGAAATGCCTATATGTGAACAGGTAAATCAACTGCTCAATGAGAAAATCACCGCCCAAAAAGCTGTTGAAAATTTGATGCAAAGGCCGTTAAAAGAGGAATAG
- the gshB gene encoding glutathione synthase, which yields MKLGVLMDPLEKIKPYKDSTVAMIKSANAMGWFCAFFTPKDVFCKDGEVFANISEIIVQENNSKEWALVKESIEKPLTYFDIILMRKDPPFDMEYIFATYALDLAEKEGVLVANKPQSLRDANEKFFTLQFPQCCPPTLVSRSIPRLKKFWQQHKEVIFKPLEGMGGRSVFHVNQEGNNLSVILETLTHGETITIMAQRYIPEIKDKGDKRILLINGEPIPYALARIPAKGELRGNLAAGACGKVVPINERDKWICQQIAPTLKEKGLYFVGIDVIGDYLTEINVTSPTCIREIEKETNLDIAGDYLRFLQWL from the coding sequence ATGAAGCTTGGCGTATTAATGGATCCTCTAGAAAAAATAAAACCCTATAAAGACTCAACCGTAGCCATGATCAAAAGTGCAAACGCCATGGGCTGGTTTTGTGCTTTTTTTACTCCCAAAGATGTATTCTGTAAAGACGGGGAGGTATTTGCAAACATTTCTGAAATTATTGTACAAGAGAACAATTCTAAAGAATGGGCGTTAGTAAAAGAGTCAATAGAAAAACCTCTCACTTATTTCGATATTATTCTAATGCGTAAAGATCCTCCTTTTGATATGGAATATATTTTTGCAACGTATGCTTTAGATTTAGCAGAAAAAGAAGGGGTATTGGTTGCAAATAAACCCCAGAGTTTACGCGATGCAAATGAAAAATTTTTTACCTTGCAATTTCCACAATGCTGCCCACCAACCTTGGTTTCGCGTAGCATTCCTCGCTTAAAAAAATTTTGGCAACAGCATAAAGAGGTTATCTTTAAACCTTTAGAGGGGATGGGAGGCAGATCTGTTTTTCATGTTAACCAGGAAGGAAATAATTTATCAGTAATTTTGGAAACATTAACCCATGGGGAAACGATTACCATTATGGCCCAGCGTTACATTCCTGAAATCAAAGATAAAGGAGATAAACGCATTTTATTAATTAATGGAGAACCCATTCCTTATGCATTAGCACGAATCCCGGCCAAAGGCGAGTTAAGAGGCAATTTGGCTGCAGGGGCTTGCGGTAAAGTGGTTCCCATCAATGAAAGGGACAAATGGATTTGCCAGCAAATTGCCCCCACTTTAAAAGAAAAGGGATTATATTTTGTAGGAATTGATGTCATTGGGGATTATTTAACAGAAATTAATGTGACTAGTCCGACTTGTATTCGTGAGATAGAAAAAGAAACGAACCTGGATATAGCAGGGGATTATTTGCGGTTTTTGCAGTGGCTGTAG
- a CDS encoding flavohemoglobin expression-modulating QEGLA motif protein, translating to MQTPVEELEAIKQLSQRLVDAQQSIRILDSIKWDENIREEFFKHKAKKLPAINEDYYKNKPLPFDAKEKIEEFRGILRDTQNQFGQYASITRLIKRMCDEYSRAVQMLAGRGTSTFCEISMELYGSPNDVFYAGGPRLSELGALLFDVLTTLDVQLQSDADVKRYTPEEAQEILQARLSAFFDRHTGKVTVMVSDGMIADASAGADNIKLSQRVMFSDRDIRYLEVHEGWVHVGTTLNGSMQPYCNFLSKGSPSSSVIQEGLAVLTEVITFSSYPGRMRKITNRVIALDKVTQGADFLDVYKYFLECGLTEEESYRQSVRIFRGSTPTGGPFTKDLSYAKGFVLIYNFIRFAISQRKIDAIPLLFSGKVVLDDLPLLKDLLVNGILELPTYLPPQFRDLAALSAWLSFSLFLNKFDLNEIQKNFRFLLV from the coding sequence ATGCAAACACCGGTAGAGGAACTTGAAGCAATTAAACAGCTTTCCCAAAGACTGGTGGATGCACAGCAAAGTATTCGCATTCTCGATTCTATTAAATGGGATGAAAATATCCGCGAAGAATTTTTTAAACACAAGGCTAAAAAACTACCGGCAATTAATGAGGATTATTATAAAAATAAACCACTTCCTTTTGATGCGAAGGAAAAAATAGAGGAATTTAGAGGTATTTTACGGGATACCCAAAATCAATTTGGCCAATATGCTTCAATTACTCGACTCATAAAACGCATGTGCGATGAATATAGTCGGGCGGTGCAAATGCTTGCCGGACGTGGAACCTCCACTTTCTGCGAAATTTCCATGGAGCTTTATGGCAGTCCTAATGATGTTTTTTATGCCGGTGGGCCTCGTTTATCAGAGTTAGGTGCTTTACTGTTTGATGTACTAACTACCTTGGATGTGCAGTTACAATCCGATGCGGATGTTAAAAGATATACCCCCGAAGAAGCTCAAGAAATTTTACAGGCACGGTTAAGCGCTTTTTTTGATAGACACACCGGGAAAGTGACTGTGATGGTAAGTGATGGCATGATTGCTGACGCTTCCGCAGGGGCTGATAATATTAAATTAAGTCAGCGGGTAATGTTTAGTGACCGCGATATAAGATATCTTGAAGTGCATGAAGGGTGGGTGCATGTAGGTACTACGTTAAATGGAAGCATGCAACCGTATTGTAATTTTCTTTCCAAAGGTTCTCCCTCCAGTAGTGTTATTCAAGAAGGGCTTGCTGTTTTAACAGAAGTGATTACATTTTCCTCTTACCCTGGAAGGATGCGAAAAATTACCAATCGGGTAATTGCCCTAGATAAAGTTACCCAGGGCGCTGATTTTTTAGATGTTTATAAATATTTTCTTGAGTGTGGTTTAACAGAAGAAGAAAGTTATAGACAAAGTGTTCGTATATTTCGAGGCAGTACTCCTACGGGCGGGCCATTTACCAAAGATTTATCCTACGCAAAGGGATTCGTACTCATTTACAATTTTATTCGTTTTGCTATCAGCCAAAGGAAAATAGATGCCATTCCCTTATTATTTTCCGGTAAAGTGGTTTTAGATGATTTACCTTTATTAAAGGATTTGTTGGTGAATGGGATACTAGAGCTACCCACCTACCTTCCTCCGCAATTTCGTGATTTAGCGGCTCTGAGTGCCTGGTTAAGTTTTTCTTTGTTTTTAAATAAATTTGATTTAAATGAAATTCAGAAGAATTTTCGCTTCTTGTTAGTGTAG
- the gshA gene encoding glutamate--cysteine ligase, with the protein MAHAGPLHTVEKVILNQVAAIEAWFRKRWQETPAPITSSVDLRHAGFKLAPVDTNLFPAGFNNLNKDFLPLCIQAAQSVLGNNPCTKILLIPESHTRNLFYFQSLQVLQDILVKAGYVVRLGSIDSQLEEPNKIETGKGQLFIEPIIRQGNRIGLQNFDPCVIILNNDLSEGAPVILENIEQHIIPGLKLGWANRLKSTHFRFFDSVSKEFCTMVNLDPWLINPLFKSVEGVDFLAQEGLDVVADAANELLVNIQQKYNEYGIKEKPFVAVKADNGTYGMSVMMVHEAQELLQLNRKQRTKMAASKGSRKVDKVIIQEGVYTFESMPNGSVAEPVIYMIGQYVVGGFYRVHQEKGAAENLNSPGMHFEPLAFAHPCNMPREDLEVIDCTNRFYTYSVIARLAALAAAREIDAIERKGKV; encoded by the coding sequence ATGGCACATGCAGGCCCATTGCATACAGTAGAAAAAGTAATACTTAATCAAGTGGCAGCAATAGAAGCATGGTTTAGAAAGCGCTGGCAAGAAACCCCTGCTCCAATTACGTCTTCCGTGGATTTGCGTCATGCAGGTTTTAAGTTAGCACCTGTTGATACCAATTTATTTCCAGCGGGATTTAATAATTTAAATAAAGATTTCTTACCTTTATGTATCCAAGCGGCTCAGTCCGTATTAGGCAATAATCCCTGTACAAAAATATTATTAATCCCTGAAAGTCATACTCGTAATCTTTTTTATTTTCAAAGCTTGCAGGTTTTGCAAGATATTTTAGTTAAGGCAGGTTACGTTGTCCGTTTGGGTAGTATTGATTCGCAACTAGAAGAGCCCAACAAAATTGAGACCGGAAAAGGCCAGCTTTTCATCGAGCCCATAATTCGACAAGGCAACCGCATAGGGCTGCAAAATTTTGATCCTTGCGTAATTATATTAAATAATGATTTATCCGAAGGGGCTCCAGTAATTTTAGAAAATATAGAGCAACACATTATTCCCGGCCTTAAATTAGGCTGGGCTAACCGTTTAAAATCTACACATTTTCGATTTTTTGATAGCGTTAGCAAAGAATTTTGTACCATGGTGAATTTAGATCCTTGGCTTATCAATCCCTTATTTAAATCAGTAGAAGGGGTGGATTTTTTGGCACAAGAAGGCCTCGATGTTGTCGCTGATGCGGCCAATGAACTTTTAGTCAACATACAACAAAAATATAATGAGTATGGTATTAAAGAAAAACCTTTCGTTGCGGTAAAAGCAGATAATGGAACCTACGGCATGAGCGTGATGATGGTTCACGAAGCGCAGGAATTATTGCAATTAAATCGTAAACAAAGAACAAAAATGGCCGCGAGTAAAGGCAGTCGTAAGGTTGATAAAGTGATTATTCAAGAGGGGGTATATACTTTTGAATCCATGCCTAATGGTTCTGTTGCAGAGCCGGTAATCTATATGATAGGACAATACGTTGTAGGTGGTTTTTATCGTGTGCATCAAGAAAAAGGCGCTGCCGAAAATTTAAATTCTCCTGGCATGCATTTCGAACCGTTGGCATTTGCCCATCCTTGTAATATGCCTAGAGAGGACTTGGAAGTCATTGATTGTACTAATCGATTTTATACTTACAGTGTAATTGCAAGATTAGCAGCTCTTGCTGCTGCTAGAGAAATAGATGCTATTGAGAGAAAGGGAAAGGTATGA
- a CDS encoding rhodanese-like domain-containing protein, producing the protein MAQLQQFILNHWMLWVALIVIVVFILINEVISNKKKAKELSPSAAVNMINSQDAVVIDLRDAEAYKTGHIVNSIRATAEDFSQQKMSKYKDKPLILVCPRGVQSSSLANKLRIQGYSNPMVLSGGISAWSAANLPLVKKTKG; encoded by the coding sequence ATGGCTCAGTTACAGCAATTTATTTTAAATCATTGGATGCTATGGGTAGCTCTCATAGTAATTGTTGTTTTTATCCTTATCAATGAAGTGATTTCTAATAAAAAGAAGGCGAAAGAATTGTCACCTTCCGCAGCCGTTAATATGATTAATTCACAAGATGCCGTTGTTATTGATTTACGCGATGCCGAAGCCTATAAAACAGGCCATATTGTTAACTCTATACGTGCGACTGCAGAGGATTTTTCTCAGCAAAAAATGAGCAAATACAAGGACAAACCTCTTATTTTGGTGTGTCCTCGCGGGGTACAATCGTCTTCTTTAGCAAATAAATTACGTATACAAGGGTATAGCAACCCCATGGTTTTATCCGGCGGAATAAGTGCCTGGAGCGCCGCCAACCTCCCCTTAGTCAAAAAAACGAAAGGATAG
- the trmL gene encoding tRNA (uridine(34)/cytosine(34)/5-carboxymethylaminomethyluridine(34)-2'-O)-methyltransferase TrmL — MLHVALFEPEIPPNTGNIIRLCANTGAQLHLIHPLGFALDDKKMRRAGLDYHEWANVIHYKNFAEFSEKNKNRHIFACTTKAVTNYCEVSYQNDNVLLFGPETRGLPPEIREQYQGIRIPMRESSRSLNLSNSVAIILFEAWRQLGFK, encoded by the coding sequence ATGCTACACGTCGCACTGTTTGAACCTGAAATTCCTCCTAATACGGGAAATATTATTCGCCTCTGTGCTAACACAGGGGCCCAGCTACATTTAATCCACCCTTTGGGTTTTGCCTTAGACGACAAAAAAATGCGGCGTGCGGGTCTTGATTATCATGAATGGGCTAATGTTATACATTATAAAAATTTTGCGGAATTTAGTGAAAAAAATAAAAATCGCCATATTTTCGCCTGTACTACTAAAGCCGTGACCAATTACTGTGAAGTGAGTTACCAAAACGATAATGTACTTTTATTTGGACCTGAAACACGGGGGCTGCCTCCCGAGATAAGAGAGCAATATCAGGGGATACGGATTCCAATGCGGGAATCGAGCAGAAGCTTAAATCTTTCCAACTCTGTTGCCATTATTCTTTTTGAAGCCTGGCGACAGTTGGGATTTAAATAA
- a CDS encoding rhodanese-like domain-containing protein produces the protein MINPEVHTISVQELKKRQETNPELCLIDVRENEEWEESRIPGALHIPKDEITQQIEKHIPDRHQPIYLHCRAGARSLYAARCLIDMGYQEVYSVNGGISEWEMNGYPIER, from the coding sequence ATGATAAATCCTGAGGTTCATACCATTTCTGTGCAAGAACTTAAAAAACGTCAAGAAACAAATCCAGAGTTATGCTTAATTGATGTACGAGAAAATGAGGAATGGGAAGAATCCCGCATCCCTGGTGCTTTGCATATTCCCAAAGATGAAATTACCCAACAGATTGAAAAACATATTCCCGACCGCCATCAGCCTATCTACTTACACTGCCGCGCCGGTGCGCGCTCATTATATGCAGCCCGGTGCTTGATAGACATGGGCTATCAAGAAGTTTACTCTGTAAATGGCGGTATTTCCGAGTGGGAAATGAATGGATATCCGATAGAACGGTAA